A stretch of Vannielia litorea DNA encodes these proteins:
- a CDS encoding ABC transporter ATP-binding protein, producing the protein MLDETDKAPLVDVSHLRVEFDTNDGLVVGVEDVSFHINPGETLCVVGESGSGKSISSLSLMRLVEFGGGRIANGDLRFRRESGDTLDVSEAENKLMRDIRGNEIAMIFQEPMSALNPVFTIERQLTEGLRVHKNMSRKAAAAQALELLKRVRIPEPERRLKQYPHELSGGMRQRVVIAMALACEPRLLIADEPTTALDVTIQAEILALIDRLKRETGAAVLFITHDMAVVAQVADRVVVMLKGNKVEEGPVEQIFEAPQHPYTQALLSAVPKLGEMQGKSEPEPLKILGREIEAHPVVPAADRKLLLEVKHLTTRFPVKGGLLRRTQAWVHAVEDVSFDLKTSETLSLVGESGCGKSSCGRSILRLVEPQSGEVRLGGKDVIAMSQRELRRARADMQMVFQDPFASLNPQMRLMDQVAEPIHNYGLAKGSEVQDRVAALFDRVELPRSFLRRFPHEMSGGQRQRVAIARALALNPKLIIADEAVSALDVSIQAQVLNLLIELQAELGISLLFISHDMAVVERVSHQVGVMYLGRIVEIGPRAAIFEDPRHPYTRDLMKAVPVADPRQRKSERDLNFKPIPSPVFPVGHQPAPSVYDEVGPGHYVLKPLE; encoded by the coding sequence ATGCTCGACGAAACCGACAAGGCGCCGCTGGTGGACGTGAGCCACCTGCGGGTGGAATTCGACACCAACGACGGGCTCGTGGTGGGGGTGGAGGACGTGTCCTTCCACATCAACCCGGGTGAAACCCTTTGCGTGGTGGGCGAGAGCGGCTCGGGCAAGTCGATCTCCTCGCTCAGCCTCATGCGCCTCGTCGAGTTCGGCGGCGGCCGCATCGCCAACGGCGACCTCAGGTTCCGCCGCGAGTCGGGCGACACGCTCGATGTCTCCGAGGCCGAGAACAAGCTGATGCGCGACATCCGCGGCAACGAGATCGCGATGATCTTCCAGGAGCCGATGAGTGCGCTGAACCCGGTGTTCACCATCGAACGCCAGCTCACCGAGGGGCTGCGCGTGCACAAGAACATGAGCCGGAAGGCCGCCGCGGCCCAGGCGCTCGAGCTTCTGAAGCGCGTGCGCATCCCCGAGCCCGAGCGGCGGCTCAAGCAGTACCCGCACGAGCTCTCGGGCGGCATGCGGCAGCGGGTGGTGATCGCCATGGCGCTGGCCTGCGAGCCGCGCCTGCTGATCGCCGACGAGCCCACCACCGCGCTCGACGTGACCATCCAGGCCGAGATCCTCGCCCTCATCGACCGGCTCAAGCGCGAGACCGGCGCGGCGGTGCTCTTCATCACCCATGACATGGCCGTGGTCGCCCAGGTGGCCGACCGCGTGGTGGTCATGCTGAAGGGCAACAAGGTGGAGGAAGGGCCGGTCGAGCAGATCTTCGAGGCCCCCCAGCACCCCTACACCCAGGCGCTTCTTTCCGCAGTGCCCAAGCTGGGCGAGATGCAGGGCAAGAGCGAGCCCGAGCCGCTCAAGATCCTCGGCCGCGAGATCGAGGCCCACCCGGTGGTGCCCGCCGCCGACCGCAAGCTGCTGCTGGAGGTGAAACACCTCACCACCCGCTTCCCGGTCAAGGGCGGGCTGTTGCGCCGCACCCAGGCCTGGGTGCACGCCGTCGAGGATGTGTCCTTCGATCTGAAGACCTCCGAAACCCTTTCGCTTGTGGGCGAATCCGGCTGCGGCAAGTCCTCCTGCGGGCGTTCCATCCTGCGGCTGGTCGAGCCGCAATCGGGCGAGGTGCGCCTGGGTGGCAAGGACGTGATCGCCATGAGCCAGCGCGAGCTGCGCCGGGCGCGGGCCGACATGCAGATGGTATTCCAGGACCCCTTCGCCAGTCTCAATCCGCAGATGCGGCTGATGGATCAGGTGGCCGAGCCGATTCACAATTACGGACTGGCCAAGGGCTCCGAGGTGCAGGACCGTGTTGCCGCGCTCTTCGACCGGGTCGAGCTGCCCCGCAGCTTTCTGCGTCGCTTCCCGCACGAGATGTCGGGCGGCCAGCGCCAGCGCGTCGCCATCGCCCGCGCCCTGGCGCTCAACCCCAAGCTCATCATTGCCGACGAGGCGGTTTCGGCGCTCGACGTGTCGATCCAGGCGCAGGTGCTCAACCTGCTGATCGAGCTTCAGGCCGAGCTGGGCATCTCGCTGCTCTTCATCAGCCACGACATGGCGGTGGTCGAGCGGGTGAGCCACCAGGTGGGCGTGATGTATCTCGGCCGGATCGTCGAGATCGGCCCCCGCGCCGCCATCTTCGAAGACCCTCGGCATCCCTACACCCGCGACCTGATGAAGGCGGTGCCGGTGGCCGATCCGCGCCAGCGCAAGAGCGAGCGCGACCTCAACTTCAAGCCCATCCCCTCGCCGGTCTTTCCCGTCGGGCACCAGCCCGCGCCCTCCGTTTACGATGAAGTCGGACCGGGGCACTACGTTCTGAAACCGCTGGAGTGA
- the puuE gene encoding allantoinase PuuE: MDRYDRDMRGYGPRPPNAAWPNGAKIAVQFVLNYEEGGENNILHGDKASEAFLSDVIGAVPWPNQRHWNIESMYEYGARAGFWRLHRLFTAMKIPLTVYGVATALARSPDQVAAMREARWEIASHGYKWIDYKDFYESEEKEHLEKAIALHREVVGTRPRGLYVGRCSENTVQIATEMGGFAYLSDSYADDLPYWIHISGKDQLIIPYTLEANDMRFTTASGFGDGQEFLNYLKDSFDVLYAEGAAGAPKMMNIGLHCRLVGRPGRLMALKRFIDHAMAKEGVWFARRIDIARHWSMTHPPKRLSARPSQMDLTTFTNRFGKIFEHSQWVAERAHKLELGPAHDTPEGIHNAMARVFRRASEEERLGVLRAHPDLGDAITKAERLTADSMSEQQGAGLTALTDEERRELTDLNARYVAKNGFPFIIAVKDHDKAGIIRKFHERMNNSKAEEMAEACYQVERIALHRLYGMDWS; encoded by the coding sequence ATGGACCGTTACGACCGTGACATGCGAGGCTACGGGCCGCGCCCGCCGAATGCCGCATGGCCCAATGGTGCGAAGATCGCGGTGCAGTTCGTGCTGAACTACGAGGAAGGCGGCGAGAACAACATCCTGCATGGCGACAAGGCCTCTGAAGCCTTTCTGAGCGACGTGATCGGCGCCGTGCCCTGGCCCAACCAGCGGCATTGGAACATCGAATCGATGTATGAATACGGCGCCCGTGCGGGGTTCTGGCGGCTGCACCGGCTGTTCACGGCGATGAAGATCCCGCTCACCGTCTATGGCGTGGCCACCGCGCTTGCCCGCTCGCCCGACCAGGTGGCAGCGATGCGCGAGGCGCGCTGGGAAATCGCCAGCCACGGCTACAAGTGGATTGATTACAAGGACTTCTACGAATCCGAAGAGAAGGAGCACCTGGAAAAGGCGATTGCCCTGCACCGCGAGGTGGTGGGCACGCGGCCGCGCGGGCTCTACGTGGGGCGGTGCTCGGAGAACACCGTGCAGATTGCCACGGAGATGGGCGGTTTTGCCTATCTGTCAGACAGTTACGCCGACGATCTGCCCTACTGGATCCATATCAGCGGCAAGGACCAGCTGATCATTCCCTACACGCTGGAGGCCAATGACATGCGATTCACCACCGCTTCGGGCTTTGGCGACGGGCAGGAATTTCTGAACTACCTGAAAGACAGTTTCGACGTGCTCTATGCCGAGGGTGCGGCGGGTGCGCCGAAGATGATGAACATCGGGTTGCACTGCCGTCTCGTTGGCCGTCCGGGACGGCTGATGGCCCTGAAACGCTTCATCGACCACGCGATGGCCAAGGAGGGCGTGTGGTTTGCCCGCCGGATCGACATTGCCCGGCACTGGAGCATGACCCATCCGCCGAAGCGCCTCTCGGCGCGCCCGAGCCAGATGGACCTGACCACCTTCACCAACCGGTTTGGGAAGATTTTTGAACATTCCCAATGGGTTGCCGAGCGCGCCCACAAGCTCGAGCTTGGCCCGGCCCATGACACGCCGGAGGGTATCCACAACGCGATGGCCCGCGTGTTCCGACGCGCGAGCGAGGAAGAGCGGCTTGGCGTGCTGCGCGCGCATCCCGATCTGGGCGACGCGATCACCAAGGCCGAGAGGCTCACCGCCGACTCGATGTCGGAGCAGCAGGGGGCCGGGCTGACCGCGCTGACCGACGAGGAGCGCCGCGAGTTGACCGACCTGAACGCGCGCTACGTGGCGAAGAACGGCTTTCCTTTCATCATCGCGGTGAAGGACCATGACAAGGCCGGGATCATCCGCAAGTTCCATGAACGAATGAATAACTCCAAGGCCGAGGAGATGGCGGAGGCCTGCTACCAGGTCGAGCGGATCGCCCTGCACCGGCTCTACGGCATGGACTGGAGCTGA
- the trxC gene encoding thioredoxin TrxC: MPSTHTLICPSCTAGNRLPAARLSDGPKCGTCGARLVPPKPFELDPAALKKSVKTDTLPLLVDFWAPWCGPCRMMAPEFEKAAQALSGAVRLAKVNTQDFPEASTAYAIRGIPALLLFDKGREVSRLAGARPAADIIAFARQNAPA; the protein is encoded by the coding sequence ATGCCCAGCACGCATACCCTGATCTGCCCCTCCTGCACCGCCGGCAACCGCCTGCCCGCCGCCCGCCTTTCCGACGGCCCCAAATGCGGCACCTGCGGTGCCAGGCTGGTGCCGCCGAAGCCCTTCGAGCTTGATCCGGCGGCCCTGAAAAAGTCCGTGAAAACAGACACATTGCCCTTGCTGGTCGATTTCTGGGCGCCCTGGTGCGGCCCCTGCCGGATGATGGCGCCAGAGTTCGAGAAAGCCGCCCAGGCGCTCTCCGGCGCGGTCCGGCTGGCCAAGGTGAACACCCAGGATTTCCCCGAGGCCTCGACCGCCTACGCGATCCGCGGCATCCCGGCGCTGCTCCTCTTCGACAAGGGCCGCGAGGTGAGCCGCCTCGCCGGCGCGCGCCCGGCCGCCGATATCATCGCCTTCGCCCGCCAGAACGCCCCGGCTTGA
- the gcvP gene encoding aminomethyl-transferring glycine dehydrogenase: protein MPFTPTAYDPYDFANRRHIGPSPEEMAEMLEVLGVSSLDELIGQTVPKRLRQSDPLPWAPMTEGDLLVKMRRIAAKNRVMTNLIGQGYYGTITPPAIQRNILENPAWYTAYTPYQPEIAQGRLEALLNFQTMVTDLTGLEVANASLLDEGTAAAEAMVMAQRVAKSKAQAFFVDENCHPQTIAVVQTRARPLDIEVIVGAPDDLKPAEVFGALFQYPGTHGELRDFSADCAALAEAKAVSVIAADLLGLTLLKSPGEMGADIAVGSAQRFGVPLGYGGPHAAFMSCRDAFKRQMPGRIVGVSVDARGNMAYRLSLQTREQHIRREKATSNVCTAQALLAVMASFYAVFHGPKGLRAIAERVHLSCAEIASGLREAGFTVTPENPFDTITVEAGPLQGAILRAAETEGINLRKLPEGRIGISTDETVVPETIEGVWRAFGISETAKGGTPALPEELLRTSDYLTHPVFQMNRAEAEMMRYMRRLADRDLALDRAMIPLGSCTMKLNAAVEMDPISWPAFAAMHPFAPKEQAAGYTEMLESLSERLCKITGYDAMSLQPNSGAQGEYAGLLTIAAYHEANGEDRDICLIPTSAHGTNPASAQMAGMKVVVVKSAENGDIDLEDFTAKAEAAGDKLAAVMITYPSTHGVFEDTVREVCDITHKHGGQVYLDGANLNAMVGLVKPGEIGSDVSHLNLHKTFCIPHGGGGPGMGPIGVKAHLAPFLPGHPETGGTTGPVSAAPFGSASILPISYAYCLLMGGAGLTQATKVAILSANYIAARLSGAYDVLFKGRNARVAHECILDTRPFAEAGVTVEDIAKRLIDNGFHAPTMSWPVAGTLMVEPTESETKAELDRFITAMLAIREEIAAVEKGEMPADDNPLRHAPHTVNDLVAEWERSYPREQGCFPPGSFRVDKYWPPVGRVDNVAGDRNLICTCPPVESYAEAAE from the coding sequence ATGCCCTTCACCCCCACCGCCTACGACCCCTACGACTTTGCCAACCGCCGGCACATCGGGCCTTCGCCCGAGGAGATGGCCGAGATGCTGGAAGTGCTGGGGGTTTCCTCCCTCGACGAGCTGATCGGCCAGACCGTGCCCAAGCGCCTGCGCCAGTCCGATCCGCTCCCCTGGGCGCCGATGACCGAGGGCGACCTGCTGGTAAAGATGCGCCGGATCGCGGCCAAGAACCGGGTGATGACCAACCTCATCGGCCAGGGCTACTACGGCACCATCACGCCGCCCGCGATCCAGCGGAACATCCTCGAAAACCCCGCCTGGTACACCGCCTACACGCCCTACCAGCCCGAAATCGCGCAGGGCCGGCTCGAGGCGCTGCTGAATTTCCAGACCATGGTCACCGACCTGACCGGTCTCGAGGTCGCCAACGCCTCCCTGCTCGACGAGGGCACCGCCGCGGCGGAGGCGATGGTGATGGCCCAGCGCGTCGCCAAGTCCAAGGCGCAGGCCTTCTTCGTCGACGAAAACTGCCACCCGCAAACCATTGCCGTGGTGCAAACCCGCGCCCGCCCGCTGGATATCGAGGTGATCGTCGGCGCCCCCGACGACCTGAAGCCCGCGGAGGTCTTCGGCGCCCTCTTCCAGTATCCGGGCACCCACGGCGAGCTGCGCGACTTCTCCGCCGACTGCGCCGCCCTGGCCGAGGCCAAGGCCGTCTCCGTCATCGCCGCCGACCTGCTCGGCCTGACCCTGCTCAAATCCCCCGGCGAGATGGGCGCCGACATCGCCGTGGGCTCCGCCCAGCGCTTCGGCGTGCCCCTCGGCTACGGCGGCCCCCATGCCGCCTTCATGTCCTGCCGCGACGCCTTCAAGCGGCAGATGCCCGGCCGCATCGTCGGCGTCTCGGTCGATGCCCGCGGCAACATGGCCTACCGCCTGTCGCTGCAAACCCGCGAGCAGCACATCCGCCGCGAGAAGGCCACCTCCAACGTCTGCACCGCCCAGGCCCTGCTCGCCGTCATGGCCAGCTTCTACGCGGTGTTCCACGGGCCGAAGGGCCTGCGCGCCATCGCCGAGCGGGTGCACCTGAGCTGCGCCGAAATCGCCTCGGGCCTGCGAGAGGCGGGCTTCACCGTCACGCCCGAAAACCCCTTCGACACCATCACCGTCGAGGCCGGCCCGCTGCAGGGCGCGATCCTGCGCGCCGCCGAGACCGAGGGCATCAACCTGCGCAAGCTGCCCGAGGGCCGCATCGGGATCAGCACTGACGAAACCGTGGTCCCCGAGACCATCGAGGGCGTCTGGCGCGCCTTCGGCATCAGCGAAACCGCAAAGGGCGGCACACCCGCGCTGCCCGAAGAGCTGCTCCGCACATCCGACTACCTCACCCACCCGGTCTTCCAGATGAACCGGGCCGAAGCCGAGATGATGCGCTACATGCGCCGCCTGGCCGACCGTGACCTCGCGCTCGACCGCGCGATGATCCCGCTCGGCTCCTGCACAATGAAGCTCAACGCCGCCGTGGAAATGGACCCGATCAGCTGGCCCGCCTTCGCCGCCATGCACCCCTTCGCCCCCAAGGAGCAGGCGGCGGGCTACACCGAGATGCTCGAGTCCCTCTCCGAGCGGCTCTGCAAGATCACCGGCTACGATGCCATGTCGCTCCAGCCCAACTCCGGCGCCCAGGGCGAATACGCCGGCCTGCTGACCATCGCCGCCTACCACGAGGCCAATGGCGAGGACCGCGACATCTGCCTCATCCCCACCTCCGCCCACGGCACCAACCCGGCCTCCGCCCAGATGGCGGGGATGAAGGTGGTGGTCGTCAAATCCGCCGAGAACGGCGACATCGACCTCGAGGATTTCACCGCCAAGGCCGAGGCGGCGGGCGACAAGCTGGCCGCAGTGATGATCACCTATCCCTCCACCCACGGCGTCTTCGAAGACACCGTGCGCGAGGTCTGCGACATCACCCACAAGCACGGCGGGCAGGTCTATCTCGACGGGGCCAACCTCAACGCAATGGTCGGGCTGGTGAAGCCCGGCGAGATCGGCTCCGACGTGTCGCACCTGAACCTGCACAAGACCTTCTGCATCCCCCACGGCGGCGGCGGCCCCGGCATGGGGCCGATCGGGGTCAAGGCGCACCTCGCGCCCTTCCTCCCCGGCCATCCCGAGACCGGCGGCACCACCGGCCCTGTCTCCGCCGCGCCCTTCGGCTCCGCCTCGATCTTGCCGATCAGCTACGCCTACTGCCTGCTGATGGGCGGGGCAGGGCTGACCCAGGCCACCAAGGTGGCGATCCTCTCGGCCAACTACATCGCCGCCCGGCTCTCGGGCGCCTACGATGTGCTGTTCAAGGGTCGCAACGCCCGCGTCGCCCACGAGTGCATCCTCGACACCCGCCCCTTCGCCGAAGCGGGCGTCACGGTGGAAGACATCGCCAAGCGCCTGATCGACAACGGCTTCCACGCGCCCACCATGAGCTGGCCGGTCGCGGGCACGCTGATGGTTGAGCCCACCGAGTCCGAGACTAAGGCCGAGCTTGACCGCTTCATCACCGCCATGCTGGCCATCCGCGAGGAGATCGCGGCGGTGGAGAAGGGCGAGATGCCCGCCGACGACAACCCGCTGCGCCACGCCCCCCACACGGTGAACGACCTCGTCGCCGAGTGGGAGCGGTCCTATCCGCGCGAGCAGGGCTGCTTCCCGCCGGGCAGCTTCCGGGTCGACAAGTACTGGCCCCCGGTGGGCCGGGTCGACAACGTGGCCGGCGACCGCAACCTGATCTGCACCTGCCCGCCGGTCGAAAGCTACGCCGAGGCCGCCGAGTAG
- the gcvH gene encoding glycine cleavage system protein GcvH translates to MKYTEDHEWLRPEDDLIVVGITEHAATQLGDVVFIELPEVEAQVSKGDEVVVIESVKAASDIVAPLDGEIVEINEALVKNPALVNEDPMGDAWFFKIKPEDMGEYDDYMDEDAYQEMIS, encoded by the coding sequence ATGAAATACACCGAAGACCACGAATGGCTCCGCCCCGAAGACGATCTCATCGTTGTCGGCATCACCGAACACGCCGCCACCCAGCTGGGCGACGTGGTGTTCATCGAACTCCCCGAAGTGGAGGCGCAGGTCTCCAAGGGCGACGAGGTGGTGGTGATCGAGAGCGTCAAGGCCGCCTCCGACATCGTCGCGCCGCTCGACGGCGAGATCGTCGAGATCAACGAGGCGCTGGTCAAGAACCCCGCCCTGGTCAACGAAGACCCGATGGGCGACGCCTGGTTCTTCAAGATCAAGCCCGAGGACATGGGCGAATACGACGACTACATGGACGAGGACGCCTACCAGGAGATGATTTCCTGA